One part of the Synergistaceae bacterium genome encodes these proteins:
- a CDS encoding amidophosphoribosyltransferase, with amino-acid sequence MSDELHEECGVIGVYLNDEAGQASRLVYYGLYALQHRGQESAGIAANSAGKIEIRKDLGLAGEVFRDYDFGKLPGNIAIGHVRYSTAGDGSQRSAQPLVASCRLGEIALAHNGNLVNADSLREMLTDEGVIFHTTSDSESILNLICQHGSRGIEAGIKNAMSLIKGAYVLVITIGDKLIGVRDSYGLHPLCIGKLKNDSGYVFASETCALEALDAEFLCDVRPGEIVIADRDGLKSVEPSHWCRKNLCVFEMVYFARPDSIVDGVSVYDFRRRCGMKLAQQRKIEADVVMAVPDSGIPAAIGYAEASGIPYGEGLIKNKYMGRTFILPSQAMRDDAVRIKLSTIRRNIEGKRLIIIDDSIVRGTTLRRIVGHLRDAGAKEIHVCAASPEVKFSCYFGIDTPHREKLIAAQKSPEEICEYLGADSLTYLSEESLREVCAEDSYCKACFDGNYPMEVPVS; translated from the coding sequence ATGTCTGATGAGCTTCACGAGGAGTGCGGAGTGATCGGTGTATACCTGAATGATGAGGCGGGGCAAGCGTCTCGCTTGGTGTACTACGGACTGTACGCGCTTCAGCACAGAGGGCAGGAAAGTGCCGGGATTGCGGCGAACTCGGCGGGGAAAATCGAAATCCGCAAAGATTTGGGACTCGCCGGGGAAGTTTTCCGGGACTATGATTTCGGGAAGCTCCCCGGGAATATCGCCATCGGCCATGTGAGATATTCGACAGCGGGCGACGGTTCACAGAGGAGCGCACAGCCCCTAGTGGCCTCGTGCCGTCTCGGTGAAATAGCCCTCGCGCATAATGGCAATCTCGTCAACGCCGACAGCCTCCGGGAAATGCTCACGGATGAGGGCGTAATCTTCCACACAACAAGCGACTCCGAGTCAATTCTCAACCTAATATGCCAGCACGGCTCGCGGGGAATCGAGGCGGGCATCAAAAACGCAATGAGCCTCATTAAGGGCGCGTATGTCCTTGTGATTACCATTGGCGATAAATTAATCGGCGTGAGAGATTCATACGGCCTTCACCCGCTCTGTATCGGTAAGCTGAAGAATGACTCCGGCTATGTGTTCGCGTCTGAAACGTGCGCGCTTGAAGCTCTTGACGCTGAATTTCTGTGCGATGTCAGGCCGGGGGAAATAGTGATTGCCGACAGGGACGGGCTGAAATCGGTTGAGCCGTCTCACTGGTGCAGGAAAAATTTGTGCGTGTTCGAGATGGTATATTTCGCGAGGCCGGACTCTATTGTTGACGGAGTGAGCGTGTACGATTTCCGGCGGAGGTGCGGAATGAAGTTAGCACAGCAACGAAAGATTGAGGCTGATGTAGTAATGGCCGTGCCTGATTCGGGTATACCTGCTGCGATAGGTTACGCGGAGGCTTCCGGCATTCCCTACGGCGAGGGACTCATCAAGAACAAGTACATGGGCAGGACGTTCATATTACCGTCTCAGGCAATGAGGGATGACGCTGTACGCATAAAGCTGTCTACGATTCGGCGGAACATCGAGGGCAAAAGGCTAATCATCATTGACGACTCTATAGTTCGCGGAACGACATTGCGGAGGATTGTGGGACATCTCCGGGACGCGGGTGCGAAAGAGATTCATGTCTGCGCGGCTTCCCCTGAGGTGAAATTCTCGTGCTATTTCGGGATTGACACTCCGCACCGTGAGAAGCTCATAGCCGCACAGAAATCGCCGGAAGAAATCTGCGAATATCTCGGCGCGGACTCATTAACATATCTCAGCGAGGAAAGTTTGCGGGAAGTCTGCGCTGAGGACTCATACTGCAAGGCATGTTTTGACGGAAATTACCCGATGGAAGTCCCTGTGTCGTGA
- a CDS encoding phosphoribosylaminoimidazolesuccinocarboxamide synthase, with amino-acid sequence MTKLEQRYEGKAKKVFATSDPSYYIVEYKDDATAFNGLKHGTITGKGVINNKMSNMMFRLLEKNGVRTHFAEQLSDRETLVKAVEIVPLEIIIRNTAAGSFSKRYGVEEGTPLKCPTLEFSLKNDALNDPLINDSHIIALGVATEDELKVIREMAYKVNDVLREFFAGIGVKLVDFKIEAGRLPDGSIILADEISPDTCRFWDAKTNEKLDKDRFRRDMGGVEEAYEEIFRRINGNV; translated from the coding sequence ATCACGAAATTAGAGCAGCGTTACGAGGGAAAAGCCAAGAAAGTTTTTGCGACTTCAGACCCGTCATATTACATTGTCGAGTACAAAGACGACGCGACAGCCTTCAACGGCCTAAAGCACGGAACAATCACAGGCAAGGGAGTAATCAACAACAAGATGAGCAATATGATGTTCAGACTGTTGGAGAAAAACGGAGTGAGGACTCATTTTGCCGAACAGTTAAGCGACCGCGAGACCCTCGTGAAAGCAGTCGAGATAGTCCCGCTTGAGATAATAATCCGCAACACAGCCGCCGGATCATTCTCGAAACGTTACGGAGTCGAGGAAGGCACCCCGCTGAAATGTCCGACGCTTGAATTTTCCCTCAAGAATGACGCGCTCAATGACCCGTTAATCAACGACAGCCACATAATAGCCTTGGGAGTTGCGACAGAGGACGAACTCAAAGTGATTCGGGAAATGGCGTACAAGGTCAACGATGTCCTGCGGGAATTTTTCGCGGGTATCGGAGTCAAGCTCGTGGACTTCAAGATAGAGGCCGGGAGACTCCCTGACGGCAGTATCATTCTTGCTGATGAGATTTCGCCGGATACGTGCCGTTTCTGGGACGCAAAGACGAATGAGAAGCTCGACAAGGACAGATTCCGCAGGGACATGGGCGGGGTTGAGGAAGCCTACGAGGAAATATTCAGGCGCATAAACGGCAATGTCTGA